The Chloroflexota bacterium genome includes the window GACCACGAGCGTCACCTGGGACACACCCTGGCGGCCATCGGCGGCGAGAAGGCGGCCATCATCAAGTCCGGTGACCTGGCGGTGACCGGCGCCCGCGGGCAGGGCCTGGCTCCCATTGCCGCGCGGTGCGCGGCGTTGGGCGTGCCACTCCGCCGGGCCGGCCCCGGCCAGGGGTGGGAGGCGCGCGTCGTGGACAGCGGCTGGGACGGGGTGGTGGTCGACCTGAGAACGCCCCACGGCTGGGTGCGTGACCTTCGGGTCGGGCTGCTGGGCAGCCATCAGGCAATGAACGCGGCGGTGGCAGCCGCCCTGCTCGACGCGCTGCGCGAGGACGGGGAGCGGCGGGGCCGGCCGGTCACGGTGAGCGAGGAGGCGCTGCGGGCCGGCCTGGCCGCCGCCCGCTGGCCGGGGCGCCTGGAGCTGTTCGGCGCGGCGGCGGGGGGCCGCGACGTCCTGCTCGACGGGGCCCACAACCCCGCCGGGGCGCGAGCGCTGACGCGGGCGCTGGGCGAGCTGGGCGTGCGCCGCTTCCCCCTCGTGTTCGGGGCCATGCGCGGAAAGCGGGTGGCCGCTGTGCTGCGCGCGCTTGCGCCCCTCGAGCCGCGCCCGGTGTTCACCGCGGTTGCGGACCCGCATGCCCTGCCGCCCGACCGGCTGCTGCGGACCTGGCGACGGGTCGCTCCCCACCTCCGGGGAGCCGAGGCCGGCACGACGGCACCGACTCCCGACCAGGCCCTGCTGCGGGCTGCCGCACTCGGTCCGTCCGCCGGGCCGGTGGTCGTGGCCGGCTCGCTGTACCTGGTCGGCGCGATTCGTGCCACGCTGACCGGCGAGCAGCCCGACGCCTGAGGACCCATATGCCGTCACGACCACTCTCCCCGCTGCGCTGGGGCGAGCGCACCTACGTCATGGGGATCCTGAACGTGACCGCGGACTCGTTCTCCGGCGACGGCCTGGCGGTCGCGGGTCGGTCCGAGGCCGAGGTGGTCGCGGCGGCGGTCGAGCTGGCGCGAGGCTTCGTAGCCGCCGGGGCCGACATCCTGGACGTGGGGGGCGAGTCGTCGCGTCCCGCGGCGGTCTACGGGGAGCACCCCGCGATTGACGCGGACGCGGAGACGCGGCTCACGCTTCCGGTCGTCCAGGCCCTGGTCGCGGAATTCGGGGAGCAGGTCCTGGTAAGCATCGACACCGCCAAGGGCAGCGTGGCCCGCGCGGCCCTGTCAGCGGGCGCCGGCATGGTCAACGACGTGTGGGCCGCGCGCCGCGACCCGGGGACGGCGGTGGCGGCCGCCGAGGCGGGCGCGTACCTGGTGGTCATGCACAACAAGGACGTGGCCGAGTACCCCGACGGGGTCCTGCCCGAGGTCATCGACTGGCTCCGGTCCGCCGCCGAAGCGGCGGCCGGAATCGGGGTCCGGGCGGATCGGCTCCTGGTCGACCCGGGAATCGGGTTCGGCAAGACGCCTGACCACAGCCTGGAGGTCCTCCATCGGCTGGCGGAGCTGAAGGCAGCCCTCGGGCTGCCGCTGCTGATCGGGACCAGCCGGAAGCGCTTCATCGGCGAGATCCTGGGTGGTGCCCCGGCCGGCGACCGCTTGGAAGGGACGGCGGCCAGCGTCGTGCTGGCCATTGCCTCAGGCGCGGACGTGGTGCGCGTCCACGACGTGGCCCCCATCGCACGGGCCGTTCGGGTAGCGGACGCGATTGTGCGGCGGATCGACCTGGCGCCCGCCGACGCCTCGCGGCCGGCGGAGGCCGCGCCCGGGCGGGTGTCGATCCGTGCCATCCAGGCTCAGGGCCGGCACGGCGTCGGGGACGACGAGCGCTCCCGCCGGCAGCCGTTCGAGGTGGACGTGGCCGTCAGTGCCGACCTGTCCGCGGCGGCCGCCGGTGACCGCCTCGAGGACACCGTCGACTACGCAACCCTGCAGATCCTGGTCACGACGCGGGTCCGCGACGACAGCTTCCACCTCATGGAGTCCCTGGCCGCGAGCATCGGCCGGGCCATCCTGGACCGCTGGCCTGCTGTGACCGAGGTGGAGGTCGCGGTCCGGAAGCCAATGGCATCTCTGCCGGGCCCCTCTGGCGGGGCCGAGGTCCGTCTGCGGCTCCATCGGGCGCGCGAATCAGCGCGCTGATCGATCAGCGCTCGACCGGCAGGGTTCCCAGCGTCACCTCGATCTCGAGCGTCTCGCCGCCCCGCAGCACGGTCACAGCAACCACGTCACCCGGCCGGTAGGGCAGCAGGAGAGTGGCCAGGTCCCGACCCTCCTCCACACGCCGACCCCCGAGCAAGGTGATGATGTCGCCGGCCTGAAGTCCGGCCTGCTCGCCCGGGCTGCCGGGGAACACCGCCGGCGCCCCGTTGGGGCCGACGTCGACCAGGGCACCCTCCTCGACCGGCAGGCTGAGGTCAGTGGCGATCTGGCGCGTGATCATGGTGTAGTACACGCCCACCCATGGCCGGGCCATTTCCTGCCCGCTGAGGGCCAGGGCCATGATCGGCTTGGCGAAGTCGATCGGGATGGCGAAGCCGATGCCCTGGGCACTGGTCGCGACCGCAGTGTTGATCCCGATGACCTGGCCGAGGCTGTTGACCAGCGGCCCGCCCGAGTTGCCAGGGTTGATGGCGGCATCGGTCTGGATCAGGTGGTTGAGCTGCTCCGAGCTGGCACCGTCGCCGGCCACGATCTGGCGACCAAGCCCCGACACGACCCCGGTCGTGACCGTGTCACGGTAGGTGCCCAAGGGGTTGCCGATGGCGATCGCCAGCTGACCGATCTCGAGCGCCGCAGATGAGCCGATGGGCGCGGTCGGCAGCTCCCCGGCGTCGATCTTGATGATAGCCAGGTCGGTCAGGGTGTCGGACCCGATGAGGGTGGCCTCAAAGGTGCGCGAGTCGGCCAGGGTGACGGTCAGGCTGGCGGCGCCGGCAGCGACGTGCTTGTTGGTCAAGATCCAGCCATCGGGGTCGAAGATGAAGCCCGACCCGCTGCCGGTTCCGCCGGTGGTCTGAGTGGCCCTGATGGTCACGACGGCAGGCGCGACGCTGGCCACCGCGTTGGTGATGGCCGACGTTTCCTCTAGGGTGATCTGCGAGACGTTCTCGCCCGGGGGCAGAGTGGTCGTGCCGGGCGGCTGGACGCCCACCAGATTGACCACCGCCAGGCCGGAGAGCGATCCGGATACCAACCCGGCGGCCAGGGCGATGGCCACGAACCCGATCAGGCGCGGGCGCCGGGTGGGCTCTGGAGGCGGTGGTTCGGCAGGCAGGGATCGGCGGGTCGACCATGCCGGCGCCGACGACCAGCTGTCGGAGCGAGGTGGGATGGGAGTGGATTCCCCGCTGGCGCC containing:
- the folP gene encoding dihydropteroate synthase, with product MPSRPLSPLRWGERTYVMGILNVTADSFSGDGLAVAGRSEAEVVAAAVELARGFVAAGADILDVGGESSRPAAVYGEHPAIDADAETRLTLPVVQALVAEFGEQVLVSIDTAKGSVARAALSAGAGMVNDVWAARRDPGTAVAAAEAGAYLVVMHNKDVAEYPDGVLPEVIDWLRSAAEAAAGIGVRADRLLVDPGIGFGKTPDHSLEVLHRLAELKAALGLPLLIGTSRKRFIGEILGGAPAGDRLEGTAASVVLAIASGADVVRVHDVAPIARAVRVADAIVRRIDLAPADASRPAEAAPGRVSIRAIQAQGRHGVGDDERSRRQPFEVDVAVSADLSAAAAGDRLEDTVDYATLQILVTTRVRDDSFHLMESLAASIGRAILDRWPAVTEVEVAVRKPMASLPGPSGGAEVRLRLHRARESAR
- a CDS encoding Mur ligase family protein, encoding MSLGLARIERLLAGLDHPERQLHGALVGGTNGKGSVVALAGAVLHEAGVRVGSMPKPHLVAYRERILVDGQMLPPAAFGATVESVLVEADRIVDEGGPPTEFEVLTAAGFLALARARVDLALVEVGLGGRLDATNAADLGVAAVTTVTHDHERHLGHTLAAIGGEKAAIIKSGDLAVTGARGQGLAPIAARCAALGVPLRRAGPGQGWEARVVDSGWDGVVVDLRTPHGWVRDLRVGLLGSHQAMNAAVAAALLDALREDGERRGRPVTVSEEALRAGLAAARWPGRLELFGAAAGGRDVLLDGAHNPAGARALTRALGELGVRRFPLVFGAMRGKRVAAVLRALAPLEPRPVFTAVADPHALPPDRLLRTWRRVAPHLRGAEAGTTAPTPDQALLRAAALGPSAGPVVVAGSLYLVGAIRATLTGEQPDA
- a CDS encoding trypsin-like peptidase domain-containing protein, coding for MTGPDPDADPTLPRAVETDRYGASGESTPIPPRSDSWSSAPAWSTRRSLPAEPPPPEPTRRPRLIGFVAIALAAGLVSGSLSGLAVVNLVGVQPPGTTTLPPGENVSQITLEETSAITNAVASVAPAVVTIRATQTTGGTGSGSGFIFDPDGWILTNKHVAAGAASLTVTLADSRTFEATLIGSDTLTDLAIIKIDAGELPTAPIGSSAALEIGQLAIAIGNPLGTYRDTVTTGVVSGLGRQIVAGDGASSEQLNHLIQTDAAINPGNSGGPLVNSLGQVIGINTAVATSAQGIGFAIPIDFAKPIMALALSGQEMARPWVGVYYTMITRQIATDLSLPVEEGALVDVGPNGAPAVFPGSPGEQAGLQAGDIITLLGGRRVEEGRDLATLLLPYRPGDVVAVTVLRGGETLEIEVTLGTLPVER